From the Candidatus Zixiibacteriota bacterium genome, the window GCATTGCAGAATGTGGAAGCAGCGCTCTATTTCAATGATACGCCGCATCGGGAAAGGAAGCGAAAAGCAACCGCTATTCTGGAACAACTGGGTCTGGCCGACCGGCTGACACATCGCCCGGCTGACCTTTCCGGCGGCGAGCAGCAACGGGTGGCGATGGCGCGGGCGATTGTGAAGGAACCGGAAATCCTCTTTGCCGACGAACCGACCGGGAATCTCGACCATGATAATGCCCTGCAGATTATAGAATTAATAAAGAGTTTGAACGGTAAGGGCCTGACCGTGGTAATGGTCACGCATAACCTTGAACTGGCGCAGCAATATGCCGGGACAACCTTCCGGATGAATTACGGACGTCTTGTTGATGCCGGTGCAAAGACAATCGAACGGGACGGTGCCCTGTGACTTTCCGCGATAAACTGGCGGTTTCGATCGGAAATCTGCTCCGCATGAAACTGCGGACTTTTCTGACCACCTCCGGCGTGGTGATCGCCATTGCCGCTTTTGTGTCGATGCTTTCGTTTGGGGCGGGCAACCAGAAATATATCACCGAGCAATTTGAC encodes:
- a CDS encoding ABC transporter ATP-binding protein; this translates as MSDNPWLKARDLCRYYRRGRYEVKALDGVTINIERGNFVAVVGASGSGKSTLLNLLAGLDTPTSGGVTLAEESLYDLSRGQLAAYRAHKVGMVFQSFNLISHYTALQNVEAALYFNDTPHRERKRKATAILEQLGLADRLTHRPADLSGGEQQRVAMARAIVKEPEILFADEPTGNLDHDNALQIIELIKSLNGKGLTVVMVTHNLELAQQYAGTTFRMNYGRLVDAGAKTIERDGAL